From a region of the Synechococcus sp. PCC 7502 genome:
- a CDS encoding DUF5412 family protein, translating to MKNQIDNQPNYLGIKFFILGVLTAVAPFVTIFGLKLAIDHLMASDHISNYKVISTSTSPDHDFVATVYISSGGGAAGWCSTRVSINTSLAKLEITENSIKNPKDIFFVSCSSKVETKWLSNRSMTISFKDLEESISISKMKLDMSRQVKIKYLEKVN from the coding sequence TTGAAGAACCAAATAGATAATCAACCTAATTATTTGGGTATAAAATTCTTTATTTTGGGTGTTTTAACAGCGGTTGCACCTTTCGTTACAATTTTTGGATTAAAACTTGCAATCGATCATTTAATGGCAAGCGATCATATAAGCAATTATAAAGTCATCAGCACCTCAACTTCTCCCGATCATGATTTTGTAGCAACTGTATATATATCTTCAGGCGGAGGGGCAGCAGGTTGGTGTAGTACTCGCGTGAGTATCAATACTTCATTAGCAAAACTTGAGATCACTGAGAATAGTATTAAGAATCCTAAGGATATATTCTTTGTTAGCTGTAGCAGTAAAGTTGAGACAAAATGGCTTAGTAATAGAAGTATGACTATTTCATTTAAGGACTTGGAAGAATCAATAAGCATTTCTAAGATGAAGTTAGATATGAGTAGACAAGTTAAAATCAAATATCTGGAAAAAGTAAATTAA
- a CDS encoding DNA cytosine methyltransferase has product MFPKRRPIAVDLFAGAGGMTLGFEQAGFDVLASVEINPVHCAIHKFNFPHWSVICQSVTDISGDEIRTKSTINNAEIDVVFGGSPCQGFSLIGKRALDDPRNALVSHFLRLVTELNPKYFVLENVKGLTIGKHRQFLAEVIAEFESHNYEVLRDYRVLNASHYGVPQSRDRLFLIGCRQGLKLPNYPLPITKPPKLGKNPPQEFVSLPNCPTVWDAIADLPKIENYPELMSRDFCIAEYGECISDYARLMKGLINSSDDYSYLRVWNPQLLTSSIRTIHSLQSMERFEATDYGKTEPISHFHKLDPNGICNTLRAGTPSNRGAFTSPRPIHPYLPRCITVREAARLHSYPDWFRFHGTKWHGFQQVGNSVPPLLAKVVASELIKVLNIQPVKPQQVLSSNQEELLQLKMTEAANWFGVDRHIIELRKPRNRESLELDKQNR; this is encoded by the coding sequence ATGTTTCCCAAACGCCGTCCCATTGCTGTAGATTTGTTTGCTGGAGCGGGAGGTATGACCCTTGGCTTTGAACAGGCGGGATTTGATGTACTTGCCTCTGTGGAAATTAATCCAGTTCATTGTGCTATTCACAAATTTAACTTTCCCCATTGGTCAGTTATTTGCCAAAGTGTCACCGATATATCTGGGGATGAGATTAGGACTAAATCAACAATTAATAATGCCGAGATTGACGTGGTGTTTGGTGGTTCGCCCTGTCAGGGGTTTTCCCTAATTGGGAAGCGGGCTTTAGATGATCCCCGAAATGCTTTAGTCTCTCATTTCCTGCGGTTAGTTACAGAATTGAATCCCAAATATTTTGTCTTAGAAAATGTGAAAGGGCTAACTATTGGTAAACATCGCCAGTTTTTAGCTGAAGTAATTGCAGAATTTGAATCCCATAACTATGAGGTGCTAAGAGATTATAGAGTTCTGAATGCTTCCCATTATGGAGTACCGCAAAGTCGCGATCGCTTATTTCTCATTGGTTGTCGTCAGGGATTAAAGTTGCCAAACTATCCATTACCGATTACTAAACCTCCCAAGTTAGGGAAAAATCCACCACAGGAATTCGTAAGTCTTCCCAACTGCCCAACGGTTTGGGATGCGATCGCTGACCTCCCAAAGATTGAAAACTATCCTGAATTAATGTCTCGAGATTTTTGCATTGCTGAATATGGCGAATGTATTAGTGACTATGCTCGATTAATGAAAGGGCTTATAAACAGCAGTGATGATTATTCCTATCTGCGTGTATGGAATCCCCAGCTTTTAACCTCTAGTATCAGAACTATTCATTCATTACAATCTATGGAACGGTTTGAAGCAACTGACTATGGCAAAACTGAACCAATTAGTCACTTTCATAAACTTGATCCCAATGGTATTTGTAATACTCTCCGTGCAGGAACTCCCAGTAATCGGGGAGCTTTTACTTCTCCTCGTCCTATTCATCCCTACTTACCCAGATGTATTACAGTACGGGAAGCGGCAAGACTACATTCCTATCCAGACTGGTTTCGCTTTCATGGCACAAAATGGCATGGTTTCCAACAAGTTGGTAACTCTGTACCTCCACTATTAGCAAAGGTGGTAGCTTCTGAATTGATTAAAGTCTTAAATATTCAACCTGTTAAACCCCAACAAGTTCTATCATCAAATCAAGAAGAATTACTACAATTAAAAATGACCGAGGCTGCTAATTGGTTTGGAGTGGATCGACATATTATCGAACTAAGAAAACCAAGAAATCGAGAAAGCCTAGAACTAGACAAGCAAAATAGATAA
- the lysA gene encoding diaminopimelate decarboxylase encodes MAPFDQRSPNQQLLPLTAKTNANDHLEIGGCDVVELVEQYGSPLYILDELSLRTACQQYRDGFKSYYHGESQVIYASKAWNCLAICAIVASEGLGIDVVSGGELYTALQAGVKPDVIYLHGNNKSESELEYAIATGCTVIIDNWLELKNASNLAQSLGKSPRIMLRITPGIECHTHEYIQTGHLDSKFGFDPTEVESVFAFLSNQTLLQCVGIHAHIGSQIFELQPHQDLGAVMISWFKIASNYGLNLTELNIGGGLGISYTESDDPPSITEWVKTVSNSVITACEAQGLALPKLISEPGRSLIGTACVTAYTIGSNKTVPQGRTYITIDGGMSDNPRPITYQSKYLAMVANHMSTEADQVITIAGKHCESGDILIKDIKLPKTNPGDILVVPATGAYNYSMASNYNRIPKLAAVLVDAGTANLILKRETYADLIRQDVLPTKLQ; translated from the coding sequence ATGGCTCCCTTTGATCAGCGATCGCCCAACCAACAACTTTTACCCTTAACTGCCAAAACTAATGCTAATGATCACCTAGAAATAGGCGGTTGTGATGTGGTGGAACTAGTAGAACAGTATGGTTCACCTTTATATATTTTAGATGAACTTAGTCTCCGCACCGCCTGTCAGCAATATCGTGATGGGTTTAAATCCTATTATCATGGGGAATCTCAGGTAATTTATGCCTCTAAAGCTTGGAACTGTTTGGCGATTTGTGCGATCGTTGCTTCCGAAGGACTGGGTATAGATGTGGTATCAGGGGGGGAGCTATATACAGCACTCCAAGCAGGTGTTAAGCCCGATGTCATCTATTTACATGGTAATAATAAATCCGAATCGGAATTAGAATATGCGATCGCCACTGGCTGCACTGTAATTATTGACAACTGGCTAGAGCTAAAAAATGCCAGTAATCTGGCACAAAGTCTGGGTAAGTCCCCACGGATCATGCTGCGAATTACCCCTGGCATCGAATGTCACACCCACGAGTATATTCAAACAGGACACCTAGACAGTAAATTTGGCTTTGACCCCACAGAAGTAGAATCAGTCTTTGCATTTCTCTCCAATCAAACCCTATTGCAATGTGTGGGTATTCATGCCCATATTGGTTCCCAAATTTTTGAACTACAACCCCATCAAGACCTAGGGGCGGTGATGATTTCATGGTTTAAAATCGCTAGCAACTATGGATTAAACCTCACAGAGTTAAATATTGGCGGTGGATTGGGCATTAGTTACACCGAATCCGATGATCCCCCTAGCATTACCGAATGGGTAAAAACCGTTAGCAATAGTGTGATCACAGCCTGTGAAGCTCAAGGTTTAGCTTTACCCAAACTAATTTCCGAACCGGGGCGATCGCTAATCGGAACCGCCTGTGTTACTGCCTATACCATTGGTAGCAATAAAACCGTCCCCCAAGGGCGTACTTACATCACCATTGATGGTGGTATGTCGGATAATCCTCGACCAATTACCTATCAGTCCAAATATTTAGCGATGGTTGCTAATCACATGAGTACTGAAGCGGATCAAGTGATCACGATCGCAGGTAAACATTGTGAATCAGGGGATATTTTAATTAAAGATATTAAACTGCCCAAAACTAACCCAGGAGATATTCTGGTAGTTCCCGCCACCGGAGCATACAACTACAGTATGGCTTCCAACTATAACCGTATCCCTAAACTGGCTGCTGTTTTAGTAGATGCTGGTACTGCTAACCTTATTCTCAAGCGTGAAACCTATGCAGATTTGATTCGTCAGGATGTGCTGCCAACTAAACTACAGTAA
- a CDS encoding pitrilysin family protein, with protein MNSVLSVAIALILVLSLPISLTSNFVGNLASNFLDSSAQAAIINPHHPIMTFPLKPESKNLNSSPVPGDTLTEGVTKTVLKNGLTVLTKEINTAPVATVQVWYRVGSRNEKPGITGISHQLEHLMFKGTKDRPIQFGRLFSALGSSSNAFTSYDMTAYFGTVSSDKLESLLVLEADRMVNTVAGATELKSERTVVLSELDGGNNNPSTRLYRQVMAAAFPNSTYGAPVIGYRSDVEAFSPDQVQKYYQTYYRPDNATLVVVGNFETKALLKKIENIFGKIQSPPVPKFIEATATYTPPAFTGNPIVLKEPGSVAFLQAVYPTLPPVGHPDIAAIDVMDTVLTAGRNSRLYQALQQTGLVSSYSGSASTMIEPGWYIFNATAAQGKSLESIDKVLLAEITKLQTKGVSPEELNRAQTQLQTGYILGNRDVSSQASQLGYNQTVALDYRYSDRYLADVKKVTTADVQRVANQYLNPEKRILGFFEPTAIVATANTGNATSTLTSYTSGTPVDPEEVAKYLPSSTVAANEPNRNPDKPEKFKLPNGLTILLQSDRSSPTVTLVGEIKAGTGFDTEAKAGLASLTAQNLLNGTKTKDALAIASIFEDRGTSLGFSASREGVNLSSVFLTTDLPVIIQQLGDVLQNATFPENELELSLKRNLVSLKSELDNPGSLARRTFQQKLFPKGHPYFAMRTEASLKSIARQDVLNFYRSYYRPDTTTLTLLGDFDPKTVKELLIKEFANWKSSGKPQKLKYTSVSLPQPESDQLTLNGKTQAVTLIGHPSISRSDRRYYAALVLNQVLGGDTLSSRLGTELRDRQGLTYGVYSYFQAGQGAGQFVVQMQTNPQDTQRAIASALEILKSVHAKGITSSELTAAKASLINSFPVDISKPESVASSVLSDEVFGLPVGDFYQFPRKVKAVSLEEVNAAARELLHPDNLVIVTATPPLK; from the coding sequence ATGAATTCCGTTTTGAGTGTGGCGATCGCCCTAATTTTAGTTTTAAGTCTCCCCATATCATTAACTAGTAATTTTGTAGGCAATTTAGCAAGTAATTTTTTAGATAGTTCAGCGCAAGCGGCGATTATTAATCCCCATCACCCCATAATGACATTCCCCCTCAAGCCCGAATCAAAAAATCTTAACTCCAGCCCAGTTCCTGGCGATACCCTAACCGAAGGTGTAACCAAGACCGTACTTAAAAATGGATTAACTGTATTAACCAAAGAAATTAACACTGCCCCCGTTGCCACTGTCCAAGTATGGTATCGAGTCGGTTCTCGCAATGAAAAGCCGGGAATTACAGGGATTTCTCACCAATTAGAGCATTTAATGTTTAAGGGAACCAAGGATCGTCCCATTCAGTTTGGTCGATTATTTAGTGCTTTAGGTAGCAGTTCCAATGCTTTTACTAGCTATGATATGACCGCCTATTTTGGTACGGTTAGCAGCGATAAGCTGGAATCTTTATTAGTACTAGAAGCCGATCGCATGGTTAATACCGTGGCAGGAGCCACCGAACTAAAAAGTGAACGAACTGTGGTTCTATCGGAACTAGATGGTGGTAATAATAATCCCAGCACTCGTCTATATCGGCAGGTAATGGCAGCAGCTTTTCCCAATAGTACCTATGGTGCGCCCGTAATTGGCTATAGAAGTGATGTAGAGGCATTTAGCCCCGACCAAGTGCAGAAGTATTATCAAACTTACTATCGCCCTGATAATGCCACTTTAGTGGTAGTTGGGAATTTTGAGACTAAGGCACTCCTGAAAAAAATTGAAAATATCTTTGGGAAGATTCAATCTCCCCCTGTACCTAAATTTATTGAGGCGACTGCCACCTATACTCCACCCGCATTTACGGGTAATCCCATTGTTTTGAAAGAACCGGGCAGTGTGGCATTTTTGCAGGCGGTATATCCTACCTTACCTCCCGTTGGGCATCCAGATATTGCCGCCATTGATGTGATGGATACGGTACTAACGGCGGGTAGAAATTCTCGACTTTATCAGGCTTTACAACAAACTGGTTTAGTCAGTAGCTATAGTGGTAGTGCTTCAACCATGATTGAACCCGGTTGGTACATTTTCAATGCTACGGCTGCCCAAGGTAAGTCTTTAGAATCCATTGACAAGGTCTTATTAGCAGAAATTACCAAGCTCCAAACCAAGGGGGTTTCACCTGAAGAATTAAATCGCGCCCAAACTCAACTGCAAACGGGCTATATTCTCGGTAACAGAGACGTGAGTTCCCAAGCCAGTCAATTAGGCTATAACCAAACCGTGGCATTGGACTATAGGTATAGCGATCGCTATTTAGCCGATGTCAAAAAAGTTACCACTGCTGATGTCCAAAGGGTAGCAAATCAGTACTTAAATCCTGAAAAACGCATTTTAGGATTTTTTGAACCCACAGCCATTGTTGCCACTGCCAATACGGGTAATGCTACTAGTACTTTAACTAGCTATACTTCTGGCACTCCCGTTGATCCTGAAGAAGTTGCTAAATATTTACCCTCAAGTACTGTAGCTGCTAACGAACCGAATCGTAACCCTGATAAACCTGAAAAATTTAAGTTGCCCAATGGCTTAACTATTCTTTTGCAAAGCGATCGCAGCAGTCCGACCGTGACTCTAGTGGGTGAAATTAAAGCTGGTACGGGATTTGATACGGAAGCAAAAGCAGGACTGGCGAGTTTAACTGCTCAAAACCTTTTAAATGGAACTAAGACTAAAGATGCCTTGGCGATCGCCTCAATCTTTGAAGATCGTGGAACTAGCCTCGGATTTTCTGCCAGTCGAGAAGGAGTTAATCTGTCATCGGTATTTTTAACCACGGATTTACCCGTAATTATTCAACAATTGGGTGATGTCTTACAAAATGCCACTTTCCCTGAAAATGAACTGGAACTAAGCCTCAAACGCAATTTAGTTAGTCTTAAGTCAGAATTAGATAATCCGGGTAGTTTAGCCCGACGGACTTTTCAACAAAAGCTGTTTCCTAAGGGACATCCATACTTTGCGATGAGGACTGAAGCCAGCCTTAAGTCGATCGCCCGCCAAGATGTGCTGAATTTCTATAGGTCTTACTATCGCCCTGATACTACCACTTTGACTTTATTAGGTGATTTTGATCCTAAAACGGTGAAAGAGCTATTAATTAAAGAATTTGCTAACTGGAAATCAAGTGGTAAGCCCCAGAAATTGAAATATACATCGGTGTCCCTACCCCAGCCTGAATCCGATCAACTAACCTTAAACGGGAAAACTCAAGCTGTAACCCTAATTGGTCATCCTAGTATTTCCCGAAGCGATCGCCGCTATTATGCTGCGTTGGTGTTAAATCAAGTTTTAGGTGGAGATACTTTATCTAGCAGATTAGGCACAGAACTTAGGGATCGCCAAGGACTAACCTACGGAGTTTATAGCTATTTCCAAGCGGGACAGGGAGCGGGGCAATTTGTTGTTCAAATGCAAACCAATCCTCAAGATACCCAACGGGCGATCGCCAGTGCCTTGGAAATTTTGAAATCTGTCCATGCTAAAGGGATTACATCATCGGAACTCACAGCCGCAAAAGCCAGCTTGATCAATAGTTTCCCTGTGGATATTTCCAAGCCCGAAAGTGTAGCTAGTTCAGTTTTAAGTGATGAAGTATTTGGGTTACCTGTGGGAGATTTTTATCAGTTTCCCCGTAAGGTAAAAGCTGTAAGCTTAGAAGAGGTTAATGCTGCGGCTAGGGAATTACTCCATCCTGATAATTTAGTTATAGTTACTGCTACTCCTCCCCTGAAGTAG
- a CDS encoding 4a-hydroxytetrahydrobiopterin dehydratase — MRRRILLSGLAVTGLMGATANGANANNGKLNPQQLAQIVPQGWQVIAGKKLSREFKFKDFVQAFGFMTKVGIAAEKLEHHPEWLNIYNSVSIDLTTHDAGGITSLDIELATKINALL, encoded by the coding sequence ATGCGCCGTAGAATCTTACTATCTGGATTAGCAGTTACTGGACTTATGGGAGCAACAGCCAACGGAGCTAATGCTAACAATGGTAAGCTTAATCCACAGCAACTAGCACAGATAGTTCCCCAAGGTTGGCAGGTAATTGCGGGCAAAAAACTGAGTAGGGAATTTAAGTTTAAAGATTTTGTTCAAGCTTTTGGGTTTATGACTAAAGTGGGGATCGCTGCGGAAAAACTAGAGCATCATCCTGAATGGCTAAATATTTATAACTCTGTATCTATTGATTTAACCACCCATGATGCGGGGGGAATTACTAGCTTAGATATTGAGTTGGCAACCAAGATCAATGCTCTTTTATGA
- a CDS encoding HNH endonuclease: MNPQDQDLKQLFALVDKIGKKRYHKLTEQDFDDYRKFDFWRYINGDYECGTTPESRDWVNTHSHRSCPVCKENYTQKGGKTIDHKLPRSQYPWLSMEFMNLWVICQSCNQEKAEMHWYEYERYMLLNYPDRYPTIKLNRPKSLLELLKTE; the protein is encoded by the coding sequence ATGAATCCTCAAGATCAAGACCTCAAACAGCTATTTGCATTAGTAGATAAAATTGGCAAGAAACGCTATCACAAATTAACTGAACAAGACTTTGATGATTATCGAAAGTTTGATTTTTGGCGATATATAAATGGGGATTATGAATGTGGAACAACCCCAGAAAGTCGAGATTGGGTTAATACTCACTCTCATCGCTCTTGCCCAGTTTGCAAAGAGAACTATACACAAAAAGGCGGTAAGACTATTGATCACAAGTTGCCGCGATCGCAGTATCCTTGGCTATCTATGGAATTTATGAATCTATGGGTGATCTGTCAAAGTTGTAATCAAGAAAAAGCAGAAATGCACTGGTATGAGTATGAACGATATATGTTGCTTAATTATCCCGATCGCTACCCAACTATTAAACTTAATCGCCCCAAATCTCTACTGGAATTACTAAAAACAGAATAA
- a CDS encoding SpoIIE family protein phosphatase, which yields MLRKSINSSWCIDNGMIAALYLGVCTLVFQLPQSLLGAPVFPAAGIAVGALLARGRSRAFGVFCGAALNSFLIIKAPILFALVAGIVPAIGALVSTTLVLYFNRTNYFLGYVKHFVGFVIAITCSGTLIQALLGTLNVLQAGLITSDIYWNVTLSWWVGDAVGVLVFAPLTLVWWSGLKLRHQFDLKELLVTVLSLIIISYLALIDGQPIEYLLLPPLLWTALRFGAKVTTCMVTATAMVAAISTAYQTGIFYQVSRQSNSLLLLQLFMGVISVTTIAVLTLVTENNRAAEKLQEQVVLKDQAYLQLDQVNKNLEEIIAARTSELVAANREINSLNQQLTAENSRMSAELAVTKRLQEMILPKTKELNSIKALDIVGFMEPADEVGGDYYDVLQQDGHIKIGIGDVTGHGLESGVIMLMVQTAIRTLLINGETNPIKFLSTVNQTIYENVQRMNSDKNLSLILMDYHENILHLSGQHESVIVARSDGEIEIIDTDALGFPIGLTEEITEFIFEVKIHLNIGDVVVLYTDGVTEAANEFKEQYGLERLSQVILSSYHKPVEEIREVVIADVREFIGSSKVYDDITLVVIKRKL from the coding sequence ATGCTTAGAAAATCTATTAATAGTTCTTGGTGCATTGATAACGGGATGATTGCTGCCCTTTATCTAGGCGTTTGTACCTTAGTCTTTCAATTACCCCAATCCTTACTAGGTGCGCCAGTTTTTCCTGCGGCGGGTATTGCGGTGGGGGCATTATTAGCACGGGGGCGATCACGAGCATTTGGGGTATTTTGCGGAGCAGCATTAAATAGTTTTCTGATCATTAAGGCACCGATTTTGTTTGCGCTTGTGGCGGGAATTGTGCCAGCGATCGGGGCTTTGGTATCAACAACATTAGTTTTATATTTCAATCGCACCAATTATTTTTTGGGTTATGTTAAACATTTTGTTGGATTTGTAATCGCCATTACTTGTAGTGGCACCCTAATTCAAGCATTACTAGGCACTTTGAATGTATTGCAGGCAGGATTAATTACATCGGATATTTACTGGAATGTGACATTAAGTTGGTGGGTAGGTGATGCTGTCGGGGTTTTAGTATTTGCGCCTTTAACCCTAGTATGGTGGTCTGGATTAAAACTGCGACATCAATTTGATCTCAAAGAGTTACTGGTCACGGTACTGAGCTTAATCATCATCTCCTATCTGGCACTTATAGATGGGCAGCCGATTGAATATTTATTATTGCCACCTCTATTATGGACAGCTTTGCGGTTTGGTGCCAAAGTTACAACCTGCATGGTTACGGCTACTGCTATGGTTGCAGCTATTAGTACAGCCTATCAAACTGGGATTTTTTATCAAGTATCACGCCAGAGTAATTCCCTTTTGTTACTGCAATTATTTATGGGTGTGATCTCCGTAACGACGATCGCTGTATTAACACTGGTTACTGAAAATAATAGGGCAGCAGAAAAGCTCCAAGAACAGGTGGTTCTGAAGGATCAAGCTTATCTTCAACTAGATCAAGTGAATAAAAACCTAGAGGAGATCATCGCAGCCAGAACCAGTGAATTAGTTGCAGCTAATCGGGAAATTAACTCTTTAAATCAGCAGCTAACTGCAGAAAATTCGCGCATGAGTGCTGAACTAGCGGTAACCAAACGTTTACAGGAGATGATATTACCCAAAACTAAAGAATTAAACAGTATTAAAGCACTGGATATTGTGGGATTTATGGAGCCTGCGGATGAAGTGGGTGGTGATTATTATGATGTACTGCAACAGGATGGACATATCAAAATTGGGATCGGTGATGTCACAGGACATGGCTTAGAAAGCGGTGTAATTATGTTGATGGTACAAACCGCAATCCGCACTTTACTGATTAATGGGGAAACTAATCCGATTAAATTTTTATCTACCGTTAATCAGACCATTTATGAAAATGTGCAGCGCATGAATTCCGACAAGAATTTAAGCCTGATTTTAATGGACTATCACGAGAATATTCTGCATTTAAGCGGACAACATGAAAGTGTAATCGTGGCTCGATCGGATGGTGAAATTGAGATTATTGATACCGATGCCCTAGGATTTCCCATAGGTTTAACAGAAGAGATTACAGAATTTATTTTTGAAGTCAAGATTCACTTAAATATTGGCGATGTCGTTGTTTTATATACGGATGGGGTAACTGAGGCTGCCAATGAATTTAAAGAACAGTATGGGCTGGAACGTCTAAGTCAAGTAATCCTTAGCTCCTACCACAAGCCCGTTGAAGAAATTAGAGAAGTTGTTATTGCCGATGTCAGAGAATTTATCGGTTCTAGCAAAGTCTATGATGATATTACCCTTGTGGTTATAAAGCGGAAACTTTAA
- the cobM gene encoding precorrin-4 C(11)-methyltransferase: protein MNRPVYIVGAGPGDPDLITVKGRDLLTQADVVVYANSLIPETMLQFCRDDAEIIPTASKTLEQILEILIDRVRSQKSVVRLHDGDPSIYGAIHEQIVGLATADIPVEIIPGVSAFQVAAAQLQVELTIPELVQTIILTRASGRTQVPESEDLARLAAHQASLCLYLSAGHVAKAQAQLMLHYPADTPVAICFHLGWQDQKILTVPLKEMAAVTESENLIRTTLYLISPALRTAIKNSLKNKSSLNSQRSQLYKSSHSHIFRPRSD from the coding sequence ATGAATAGACCCGTTTATATAGTTGGGGCAGGACCTGGTGATCCAGATTTGATTACAGTGAAAGGTCGTGATCTCCTTACCCAAGCGGATGTAGTGGTGTATGCCAATTCCTTAATTCCAGAGACGATGTTGCAATTCTGCCGAGATGACGCAGAGATAATTCCCACTGCCAGTAAAACCCTTGAACAAATTTTAGAAATTCTCATAGATCGGGTGCGATCGCAAAAATCAGTAGTGCGGTTACATGATGGTGATCCAAGTATATATGGAGCAATTCATGAGCAGATTGTAGGACTAGCAACAGCCGATATTCCCGTAGAGATTATTCCCGGAGTTAGTGCTTTTCAGGTGGCAGCAGCGCAGTTACAGGTGGAGTTAACCATTCCCGAATTAGTCCAGACTATTATTCTTACCCGTGCCAGTGGAAGAACTCAAGTGCCAGAGTCAGAGGATTTAGCCCGTTTAGCTGCCCATCAAGCGTCTTTGTGCCTATATTTAAGTGCGGGTCATGTGGCTAAGGCTCAAGCTCAATTAATGCTGCACTATCCCGCCGATACTCCCGTTGCTATCTGTTTCCATTTGGGGTGGCAAGATCAAAAAATTCTGACGGTGCCTTTAAAGGAAATGGCTGCGGTAACAGAGTCTGAGAACTTAATCCGAACCACACTTTATTTAATTAGCCCCGCTTTGAGAACTGCTATAAAAAATAGTTTGAAAAATAAATCTAGCTTAAATTCTCAGCGATCGCAGTTATATAAATCTAGTCACAGTCATATATTTCGTCCTAGGAGCGATTAG
- the cbiD gene encoding cobalt-precorrin-5B (C(1))-methyltransferase CbiD: MKTGYTLPVFAIAAAKAAILRLANPSENLEAVYLDLLDAGLDSELNSRIGKIAIAQSAPLDQNTALGMTISDPGDNLDLTAGTPVWAWVQLYEISEASANPEIILEAGEGLGKTITGEPAIYKLAKTLAQINLLHLLPPHTSARIKFILPEGRSLAKRTSNAAFGILEGLALLGTRAVSQPLSVEDKLEEFRANLQVKARQNPDLVFYIGANGYQTAQNMGFSPDQLVQTANWIGVMLIEAALLNVNSITLVGYHGKLLKLAGGIFNTSSHLADGRIDILTRAAVHAQLPIEIIQQIERSPTAEAVHKLLITQGLDQVIFKYLTDQISQKAQAYIQKYTGQTLEVKVFLCDRHSQLILDN, encoded by the coding sequence ATGAAAACTGGTTATACATTGCCTGTATTTGCGATCGCTGCGGCTAAGGCGGCTATTTTAAGATTGGCAAATCCCAGCGAGAATTTAGAGGCTGTGTACTTAGATTTACTGGATGCAGGATTAGACTCTGAGTTAAATTCAAGGATTGGGAAAATTGCGATCGCCCAGTCTGCTCCATTAGATCAAAATACTGCCCTAGGGATGACAATCAGCGATCCCGGGGATAATTTAGACTTAACTGCTGGCACTCCAGTTTGGGCTTGGGTACAGTTATATGAAATAAGTGAAGCCTCAGCAAATCCTGAAATTATCCTTGAGGCAGGCGAAGGCTTGGGCAAAACAATTACAGGGGAACCTGCTATTTATAAATTGGCAAAAACCTTAGCACAGATTAATCTTTTACACCTATTACCACCACATACTTCGGCACGAATTAAATTTATCCTTCCTGAAGGGCGATCCCTAGCTAAGCGTACTTCTAATGCTGCCTTTGGAATTTTAGAAGGATTAGCACTACTGGGAACTAGGGCAGTATCTCAGCCGTTATCAGTGGAAGATAAATTAGAAGAGTTTAGAGCCAATCTGCAAGTTAAAGCTAGGCAAAATCCTGACTTAGTCTTTTATATCGGTGCCAATGGCTATCAAACGGCTCAAAACATGGGATTTTCACCTGATCAACTGGTACAAACTGCTAATTGGATTGGGGTGATGTTAATTGAAGCGGCACTATTAAACGTCAACTCTATTACTTTAGTAGGCTATCACGGTAAATTATTAAAACTTGCAGGCGGAATTTTTAACACTTCTAGTCATCTTGCTGATGGACGCATTGATATTCTCACCCGTGCGGCTGTCCATGCCCAATTACCCATAGAAATTATTCAGCAAATTGAGCGATCGCCCACTGCCGAGGCTGTGCATAAGTTACTAATCACCCAAGGGCTGGATCAAGTTATTTTTAAGTACTTAACCGATCAAATTAGCCAAAAAGCTCAGGCATATATCCAAAAATATACGGGACAAACTTTGGAAGTTAAGGTTTTTCTGTGCGATCGCCATTCTCAATTAATCTTGGATAACTAG